The following coding sequences lie in one Deinococcus malanensis genomic window:
- a CDS encoding potassium channel family protein, whose amino-acid sequence MYVIGYSITTLGTGDITPSGRWPRILMVLAATSGFVLISVAVTYLLSVYAALARMTALAFEIHRFVGRDEGLVAVDVLVTVAEAEAASELSDWLASTASSLAEVVQADDEYPLLHYFHFPDERALPVALSDLPEVVTLCRTLLLPGAFPALTGGLVIAGTERVARSYSMALIRKFEGRPVDGGRLARSRRTAFETAWSALSKRECRSGLGRRRGRCTSVSAGRGTKPVPGRGLGLGIPPLRTQSIPRERKPGVNRHENVGVGAPALRLLGLRRGPPSTGLRACRLERTPWTVLPPVIALLLLSGVFVRLSSLPRADG is encoded by the coding sequence CTGTACGTGATCGGGTACAGCATCACGACCCTGGGCACGGGGGACATCACACCGAGCGGGAGGTGGCCCCGGATCCTGATGGTGCTGGCGGCGACGAGCGGCTTTGTTCTGATCAGCGTCGCGGTGACGTACCTGCTCTCGGTGTACGCGGCCCTCGCACGCATGACGGCCCTGGCATTCGAGATTCATCGTTTCGTGGGACGTGACGAAGGGCTCGTCGCAGTGGACGTGCTGGTGACGGTGGCCGAGGCAGAGGCGGCTTCTGAACTGAGCGACTGGCTGGCGAGCACGGCGTCATCTCTCGCGGAGGTGGTGCAGGCGGACGACGAGTACCCGCTGCTGCATTACTTCCACTTTCCGGACGAGCGGGCCCTGCCCGTCGCCCTGTCGGACCTGCCGGAGGTCGTGACCCTGTGCCGCACGCTGCTGCTGCCCGGAGCGTTCCCCGCGCTGACCGGGGGACTGGTGATTGCTGGAACCGAGCGGGTGGCTCGCAGCTACTCTATGGCACTGATTCGTAAGTTCGAAGGCCGTCCTGTAGACGGGGGGCGGCTGGCAAGATCACGCCGGACGGCCTTCGAGACTGCCTGGAGTGCGCTGAGCAAGCGGGAGTGCCGCTCAGGGCTCGGGAGGAGGCGTGGGCGCTGTACGAGCGTGAGCGCCGGACGTGGGACGAAGCCAGTGCCCGGTCGCGGTCTGGGTTTGGGTATCCCGCCTTTGAGGACGCAGAGCATCCCCCGGGAGCGTAAGCCCGGTGTGAACCGGCATGAGAACGTCGGTGTCGGGGCACCCGCGCTGAGGCTCCTTGGACTTCGGCGCGGACCACCCTCGACTGGGCTTCGTGCTTGCAGACTCGAACGGACCCCGTGGACCGTCCTGCCCCCGGTCATTGCTCTGCTGCTCCTGTCTGGGGTGTTCGTCAGGCTGTCCTCCCTTCCACGCGCTGATGGCTGA